The nucleotide window GGTCAGTAGGGCCAGGTGCCGTCGCTGCCGAGCAGGCGGTACACCGGCCGCAGCTTCAGGGTGATGAGGACCTTGAGCACCACGTTCTTCGCGAACCAGGGAAGCTGGGCCGCCTGGCGTGCGGCATTGGCGAGCCGCCGGGGACCTCGAACCGGTCGGCGCCGGTACTCGGCCAGCGATCCCGACCGGCCGACGTAGTGGAACTGCCGGCCGAAGAACAGGCTCGCCACCAGGGCGCCGGTGACACCGATCGAGCTGAACGCATCGTGGATCAGCAGCGTCCCCCCGGGCGCGACCCGGTCGCCCCATCGGCGGATGTCGGACAGGGCGGGCCCCAGGCGATGGGCGCCGTCGATGTAGAGCAGCTCGACGTCCCCGTCGACATCGCCGAGCGCTTCCGTCGAGTACCGGCGCAGGTGCCGGATCCGCTCCCTCACCCCTGCCCGTTCGAGGTTGGCCAGGAACACCTCGTGGTCTTCCTGCGCTTCGGCCTCGAAGCCCTCGATCTCCTGGGGACCACGGTCGTTGCCGCCGTGGGGGTCGATGGTCACGATCTCGACCTCCTCCGGTGCAGCCGACGCGAGCACGATCGCGGACCGACCGCGGAAGCTGCCGATCTCGACGATCCGATCACCGGCCCGCAGCTCCGAGGCGCGGTCCCACAGGCGTCCGGCCTGTGCCCGGGTCATCCACCCCTCCACCTCCGCCAGCGACCGGAACACCTCATCGAAGCTGCGCCGCGAGTGGCTCGGCGTGGCAGACGGGGGCGACACGGATTCGGGCACTGCGGGGCTCTCGGTCGTCTGGTGCGGTCGGCAACCGGTGCCGGCTCCCGGCCCGGGATGGACGGCGAGCATACCGTGGCGTCTTCGAGCCTGTGGGTGACCCTGTCGACAACCTCGAGTCTTCTGGGGATTGGCGAGAAATCCGCCGGATAACCCTGGGGAAAGTCAGAAACCGCTTGACTCGGTTCCGGGAGAGGCGCAGCATCGACCCAGGTCAGGCAAGAACGGGTCGCCAGATCGCACCCGGTGCCGGAGGCCAACCCCCCGGGGACGGCCACCGAGCGACTGGGGAACGTCGGTGGCTCGGGGCGCCTGGCCACGGAGCACCGGTACCGGCACCCACCTCGGTGAGGAGCCGGGGACGCGAGCGGGACCAGCCCGGACTCGTGAGCAGAGCGGTGCCCCGCGCGGGTCGGCCCCGAGGAGCTGACGGCTGCGGCCGGAGGCTACTCGGGGTCCTCGTGCGTTCAGGCCCGATGCGGTCGACGCAGCCCCGCATGGGTGATCATCAGGGGATGGACATCCCCAAGTCGTTCCACCTGCCCGCCGACATCCACGCGTACCTCGTGGACCACGGCACCGCTCCTGACGCGGTGCAGCGGGCCTTGATCGACGAAACCCGGGCCCTCGGTGACATCAGCATCATGCAGATCGCGCCCGAGCAAGGCGCGCTGCTCACCCTGCTGGTCGCGCTGACCGGCACCCGCTTCGCCGTGGAGGTGGGCACGTTCACCGGCTACTCCGCCTTGTGCATCGCCCGGGGATTGCAGCCCGGTGGGCGCCTCGTCTGCTGTGACGTCAACGAGGAGTGGACAGCCGTGGCCCGGCGGGCATGGGAGCAGGCCGGCGTGGCTGACCGGGTCGACCTCCGCCTCGCACCGGCCATCGAGACCTTGCGAGCCCTCCCACCGGAGGCGGTGGTCGACTTCGCCTTCATCGATGCCGACAAGCCTTCCTACGTCGACTACTACGAGGAGCTCCTCCCCCGGCTGCGGATCGGTGGCCTCCTGGTGGCGGACAACGTGCTGTGGTTCGGCCGGGTCGTCGATCCCGCGGCCACCGACCCCGACACCCGAGCGATCCGTCGCTTCAACGACCATGTGCGCGACGACCCGCGCACCGATGTGGTGATGTTGCCCGTCGGTGACGGCTTGACCATCGCTCGCCGCGCGTCCTGACCGAGCGCTGCGCAGCGTCCGGGGGCATTTATTGACACGACGGCAACAGGGTCCTAGCGTCCTGCCCACCGCTGTGGCCCCAGTCACAAACTGCTGGGTCCGACGGATTTTGACGCCGCCTCGATCGCCGCGATCCGGGGCTGGGCGGGCGCCCGAGCACGGTGCTCGACGACAACGAGGGGGACGAGCTGGTGGCCAGCCATCTGGATCGACATCGCTCACGGTTTGCGGGCACTGGGCTGCTCTTCGTGATCGCACTGCTGGTGGGCGCGTGCGGCGGCTCAGGGAGCGACACCTCCGGCAGCCGCGGAGAGACCACCGGGACTGCTCCCCCGAGAGACCCGGACGTGACCCTGGCGTCCTCCGGCCAGCCCCAACGAGGCGGCACCCTGGTCTACGGGGTCGAAGCCGAGTCCGACGGCTACAACCCCACCAAGAACCGGTTCGCCCCCTCCGGCACGGAGATCGGCCTGGCCATCTACGACCCGCTCGCGGCCTTCGACGAGAACGGGGCCCCGCAGC belongs to Rhabdothermincola sediminis and includes:
- a CDS encoding class I SAM-dependent methyltransferase, which translates into the protein MFRSLAEVEGWMTRAQAGRLWDRASELRAGDRIVEIGSFRGRSAIVLASAAPEEVEIVTIDPHGGNDRGPQEIEGFEAEAQEDHEVFLANLERAGVRERIRHLRRYSTEALGDVDGDVELLYIDGAHRLGPALSDIRRWGDRVAPGGTLLIHDAFSSIGVTGALVASLFFGRQFHYVGRSGSLAEYRRRPVRGPRRLANAARQAAQLPWFAKNVVLKVLITLKLRPVYRLLGSDGTWPY
- a CDS encoding O-methyltransferase, whose protein sequence is MGDHQGMDIPKSFHLPADIHAYLVDHGTAPDAVQRALIDETRALGDISIMQIAPEQGALLTLLVALTGTRFAVEVGTFTGYSALCIARGLQPGGRLVCCDVNEEWTAVARRAWEQAGVADRVDLRLAPAIETLRALPPEAVVDFAFIDADKPSYVDYYEELLPRLRIGGLLVADNVLWFGRVVDPAATDPDTRAIRRFNDHVRDDPRTDVVMLPVGDGLTIARRAS